CAACCTAGTGGTAGCGGCGCGCACCTCGCTTTCGCTTTCAGAGGTGTCACAGCGGCTGAAACAAATTGAAGACGACAACGGCCGGCTGCGCGACGGGCCCAAGTTCAGCCCGCGCACGCTCGATATAGACATCCTCACCTACGGCGAGCTAACGGGCAGCCACCAGGGCATTGAACTGCCGCGCGATGAAATTTTGTATAACGCCTTTGTGTTGCAACCGCTGGCGGAACTCGCGCCCGAGCAAACCCTGCCCGGAAGCCAACGCACCTATGCCCA
This genomic stretch from Simiduia sp. 21SJ11W-1 harbors:
- the folK gene encoding 2-amino-4-hydroxy-6-hydroxymethyldihydropteridine diphosphokinase gives rise to the protein MTDIFLGLGSNTQKHTHLCNGLDALAETFGQLRISSVYESLPVGFDGRNFYNLVVAARTSLSLSEVSQRLKQIEDDNGRLRDGPKFSPRTLDIDILTYGELTGSHQGIELPRDEILYNAFVLQPLAELAPEQTLPGSQRTYAQLWAEYDKSKQQLWPVSFIWRGRNLCGAIAVP